The genomic stretch TAGTTTCAGCCGTTGACGCCTCATTGCAAAGCGCAAATACGCTGGGGCCCGAACCCGAAATACCAAAGCCCAGTGCACCACCTGATAAGGCAATGGATTTCATGGACTGATATTCCGGAATCAATATGGAACGTACGGGCTCAATGATTACATCCTGCATGCAACGGGAAAGCAAAGCAAAATCCTGAGTATACAAAGCACTAATAAAGCCGGCGAGGTTGCCCATCTGAATGGTTACATCGGATAATGGCACATAGGGTTTCAGGATTTTGCGGGCATCGCGGGTTTGTATTTCAATATGGGGGTGCAACAATGCACATACCAGTGATTCCGGTGTGGGCAGCTGAATGACATCCAGCGGATGATAACTGCGGATGAGTACGAAACCGCCCAGCAGGGCCGGCGCCACATTGTCGGCATGGCCTTGCCCACAGGCCAGCTGTTCTCCTTCCACGGCCAGCTGCAACAGATCAGCAGTTGATAAAGGCTGACCCATCAGATGATGAATCGCGAAAAGTCCGGCCACGGTACTCGCCGCACTAGACCCCATTCCACTGCCCACCGGCATGCGTTTGTGCAACACAATTTCAATACCCAGATCTTCTCGGCCGATCTGTTGCAGATAATGCATGACCGATGCACTGACAGTGTTTTTTTCCGGATCGAGTGGCAAACGCCCTTCATCTCCGTAAATAGCTCTGATCCGCACGCCCGGTTGTGATACCACAAACAGTTCTACCTCATCGCCGGGCGTCTCCACCGCAAATCCCAGTACATCAAAACCGCATACCACATTGGCTACAGTGGCAGGTGCAAATACCCGGATATATGACATCGCTGGTTGTTCCATGCTGCATATTTTATTGTGCACCCACTTTTACCAGATCAGCAAATACACCCGCAGCAGTAACTTCCGCTCCGGCACCCGGACCTTTTACTACCAGCGGACAATCGCGGTAGCGCGGAGTGGTAAAGGCGATGATATTGTCACTGCCGGTCAGGAAATAAAAGGGATGCGAAGCATCGATAGCATGTAATTTAATACTTACCTTACCCTGATCCATGACACCAATGTAGCGAAGTACCTTGCCTTCAGCTTCAGCCTTCCTTTTCAAAGCTTCAAAATGTTCATCTGCTTCTTGAAGAGCCTTGTAGAAAGCCTCCACTGTAGGGGCCTTCAAGCAGCTTTCAGGAAGAATGGGTTCCATTTCCACATCACTCATTTCCACTGCATATCCGGAATCGCGGGCAAGGATCAGCATCTTGCGCATAAAATCGAGTCCGCTCAGATCATCGCGCGGGTCAGGTTCCGTATATCCTTTAACCTGAGCCTCCCGCACAATCTCGTGAAAATGACGGTTGCCTTTGAATTCATTGAAAATATATGAGATCGTGCCGGAAAGAATGGCTTCGATTTTTAGAATTTTATCACCACTTACCAGCAGATCATGCAAAGTGCTGATGATGGGTAAACCTGCACCCACGTTGGTTTCATAGAAAAAGTCAACACCGTATTTCTTTACTGCATCTTTAAACCGTTTATATAAGCTGTATTCACTTGAATTACCGATTTTGTTGCAGGTTACAATGGAAATGCTGGATGTAAAGATCTCTTCATAATGCTTTACTACTTCGGCGCTGGCTGAGTTATCAATAAACACGCTGTTGGGTAGATTCATGGATTTCATGCGACGGATAAACTCATTCAGGCTTGCAGGTTCACCATGTTCCTGCAAATAATTTTCCCAGCATTTCAACGGAATACCTTCTTCATTGAATACCATCTGCCGGGTATTGGTGATGGCCACCACTTTTATTTTCAGGGAACGATTCTCCAGCAGGTAATCTTCGTGCTCTGCTATTTGCCGCAGCAATGTTTTGCCAATATTACCCGTACCCAGGTAAAACACATGCAATGTTTTTTTGGTACGGATGAAGAAGGCGTCATGCACGGCATTCAGGGCTTTCGATAAGTCGTGCTGTTTCACCACCACAGAAATGTTGTATTCCGATGAACCCTGGGCAATAGCCACGACGTTGATTCCATTGCGGCCAAGGGCACTGAACAGCTTTCCGGATAATCCCTTGGTTTGTCGCATATTTTCTCCCACAATAGCCAGAATGGACAGATCGTGTTCTACTTCAGGAGGTTCCATTTTTCGGGTAGCCAGCTCCAGTTCAAATTCCTGTTCGATAAGTCTTTTGGCTTTTTCTGCATGGGCAGGTGTAACAGCAATGGTGATGCTATGTTCGGACGATGCCTGTGTGATGAGTATAATATTGATGTTTTCTCGGGCAAACAGGGAAAACAACCGTCCGCTGATGCCCGATTTACCTACCATGCCGCTGCCCTGGATGTTGATGAGGCTGATATGGTTGATGCTGCTGATGCCGCGGATAAGGGTGCCGTTGCGTTTGGCTTTTTCCCGGATCACAGTACCAGGAAATTCCGGATGGAAAGTATTGCGAATAACTACCGGAATTTTTTGGAGGATCACAGGTATCAATGTGGGCGGATAAATCACCTTGGCACCGAAATAGGACAATTCCATGGCTTCGGTGTAGGAGATTTCTTCCAGAGGAAAAGCTTTTTTCACAATGCGGGGATCGGCAGTCATGAAGCCATCCACATCTGTCCAGATTTGAATTTCTTCGGCGTGCAGGGCTGCACCTACCAAAGCGGCGGTATAGTCACTTCCGCCGCGGCCCAGCGTGGTGGTGTGCCCGTGCTCATCTGAACCGATAAAGCCTGTAATGCAAAACAGGGCGTCGGGATGCTGGGTAACGGCCTGGCAGATTAATGCATAACTGCGTTCGGTATCTACCCTGGCATTTCCAAAATGGCTATCAGTCTTGATCCATTCGCGGGCATCTACATATAATACCCGTGGATCTTGCTGGCGCAGGATATGGGCTAACATGGTAGTGGAAAGCCGTTCTCCGAAACTCATAACCAGATCGGCCGTGCGCGCCGAAAGCTCACGCAGGGCGCGGATGCCGTGCAGAAGCGTTTCAAGCTCATTCACCAGCAGCTTAAGTTCCATCAGCGCCTGATTCTGATAGCGCGTTTCCACCAATATATGCACAACCTGAAAATGCCGTTCTTGCAGCTGTTGCAGCGATTGCTCAAATTCTTTTCCCTGTTCGGCTTGCGAAGCCATTTGCAATAGCTGGTTGGTTACTCCGCTCATGGCCGAGGCAACCACTGCCAAACCGTTGCCATAACCAGCTTCCCGTGATGCATGTCGCTGTGCCTGAATAATGGAAACTACCTGCTGGATGCTTTCTGCACTCCCCATGGAAGTGCCACCAAACTTGAGTACTTTCACCTTTGATATGTTTTAAAATACTCTTTTATGAAGAAGGCCTTCCTCGCTTTTTCAGGAGGAAGGCCTTCTTGGAATTTATTCAGAATTTGATATTCAGTTGCCTTACCTCCATGACTGCACACCGCCCATAATTATCATTATGGTCGTCATTCCTGTTCTGCCGGTAATTCGAAATGCACGTGCAATCATGGATCAATCAATCTATAAAATCGGGCGTAAAGCTAAAGAATATTTATCAAATCATCATTAAAATTTTATTTTTTCCAATCAAAATCAAAATTCATTCATAACTAAATCGTTTGCTCACAGAAAAAATATATCCGGAAGAAGGAGTTTATGCTAATTTTACCCGCAACCTAAAACATACCCATATGCCACAGATTTCACAGTCCGGTAATTTTATTGACACCTTTGAACATGTTGCTGTTGAGATTTTTCCCGATAACAAGGAAGGATCGCGATATGTAGCGCAGCAGATTGCCAACCTGATCCGGGAAAAAGAAAAAAAAGGCCAGCATTGCGTATTGGGACTGGCCACCGGTTCTTCGCCGCAAAATGTGTATGCTGAACTGGTACGCATGCATAAACAGGAAGGATTGAGCTTCAAACATGTGATTACTTTTAACCTGGATGAATACTATCCCATTGAACCAGATGCCTTGCAGAGCTTTCATCGTTACATGTGGGAGCGATTGTTTAAGCATGTGGACATTCTTCCGGAAAATGTGCATATACCGGATGGTACAGTTCCCAAAGACAAAATCAAGGCTTATTGCCAGCAATACGAAGAACAAATCGAAAAAGCTGGTGGCATTGATCTGCAACTGTTGGGTATCGGACACAACGGCCATATCGGATTTAATGAGCCCGGTTCCAACATGAATTCTCGTACGCGACTTATTGCCCTGGATCAGGCTACGAGAATAGCCAATTCCTATGAATTTGCCCATATTGCCGAAGTGCCCCGGCTGGCCATCACCATGGGCATCAGCACCATCCTGAAAGCACGCCGCATTATTCTCATTGCCTGGGGGCAACATAAAGCAGCTATCATCCGCAAGGCAGTGGAAGGGCACAGCACCGAACAGGTACCTGCATCGTTGCTGCAACAGCATCCCGACTGCACGTTTGTGCTCGACGAACAGGCAGCATCCGAACTTACCCGCTACAAATCGCCCTGGCTCACGGGCGAATGCGAATGGACTCCCAAGATGATTCGCAAGGCCGTGTGCACCCTCGCACTGGAACTGAACAAGCCTATCCTGATGCTTACCGATAACGATTACAATGATCACGGTTTAAGCGATCTGCTGGTGGAGTTTGGCTCGGCGTACGACATCAACCTAATGGTGTTTAATGGCATGAAAAGCACCATCACCGGCTGGCCGGGCGGGAAACCGGGTGTGCATATCCCTGATCATCCGGAACGCAGCGAACCCGCCAGAAAACGGGTGCTTATTTTTTCTCCGCACATGGACGATGATATCATTTCCATGGGTGGCACCTTTATCCGCCTGCATGAACAGGGGCACGATGTGCACGTGGCCTATCAGACATCCGGAAATATTGCTGTGAACGATGAATTTGTGCTGAGATTTATTGATTTTGCCGTAGGCTTCGATGAAATTTTTGGGATTGATAAAAGCCGGGCTACGCAGATCATGAAAGAAGCCCGTGAATTTATTCAGAATAAAAAGCCCAGCCAAATTGATACACCTGAAATCCGCGCCATCAAAGGGCTGATCCGCAAATGCGAAGCCAAGGCTACCTGTCGTTATGTGGGTATTCCGGAAGAAAATGTTCATTTTCTGGATTTACCTTTTTATGAAACCGGACGCGTTGAAAAGAATCCACCCGGTGAAGAAGATATCCGCATTACAATGGATATTATCCGGCAGGTGAAGCCCCATCAGATTTATGCCGCCGGT from Thermoflavifilum aggregans encodes the following:
- the thrA gene encoding bifunctional aspartate kinase/homoserine dehydrogenase I, which translates into the protein MKVLKFGGTSMGSAESIQQVVSIIQAQRHASREAGYGNGLAVVASAMSGVTNQLLQMASQAEQGKEFEQSLQQLQERHFQVVHILVETRYQNQALMELKLLVNELETLLHGIRALRELSARTADLVMSFGERLSTTMLAHILRQQDPRVLYVDAREWIKTDSHFGNARVDTERSYALICQAVTQHPDALFCITGFIGSDEHGHTTTLGRGGSDYTAALVGAALHAEEIQIWTDVDGFMTADPRIVKKAFPLEEISYTEAMELSYFGAKVIYPPTLIPVILQKIPVVIRNTFHPEFPGTVIREKAKRNGTLIRGISSINHISLINIQGSGMVGKSGISGRLFSLFARENINIILITQASSEHSITIAVTPAHAEKAKRLIEQEFELELATRKMEPPEVEHDLSILAIVGENMRQTKGLSGKLFSALGRNGINVVAIAQGSSEYNISVVVKQHDLSKALNAVHDAFFIRTKKTLHVFYLGTGNIGKTLLRQIAEHEDYLLENRSLKIKVVAITNTRQMVFNEEGIPLKCWENYLQEHGEPASLNEFIRRMKSMNLPNSVFIDNSASAEVVKHYEEIFTSSISIVTCNKIGNSSEYSLYKRFKDAVKKYGVDFFYETNVGAGLPIISTLHDLLVSGDKILKIEAILSGTISYIFNEFKGNRHFHEIVREAQVKGYTEPDPRDDLSGLDFMRKMLILARDSGYAVEMSDVEMEPILPESCLKAPTVEAFYKALQEADEHFEALKRKAEAEGKVLRYIGVMDQGKVSIKLHAIDASHPFYFLTGSDNIIAFTTPRYRDCPLVVKGPGAGAEVTAAGVFADLVKVGAQ
- a CDS encoding homoserine kinase, translating into MEQPAMSYIRVFAPATVANVVCGFDVLGFAVETPGDEVELFVVSQPGVRIRAIYGDEGRLPLDPEKNTVSASVMHYLQQIGREDLGIEIVLHKRMPVGSGMGSSAASTVAGLFAIHHLMGQPLSTADLLQLAVEGEQLACGQGHADNVAPALLGGFVLIRSYHPLDVIQLPTPESLVCALLHPHIEIQTRDARKILKPYVPLSDVTIQMGNLAGFISALYTQDFALLSRCMQDVIIEPVRSILIPEYQSMKSIALSGGALGFGISGSGPSVFALCNEASTAETILSRLQAHLQQHHIASDIFISPINRQGPRLLDIRETVHKS
- the nagB gene encoding glucosamine-6-phosphate deaminase, which translates into the protein MPQISQSGNFIDTFEHVAVEIFPDNKEGSRYVAQQIANLIREKEKKGQHCVLGLATGSSPQNVYAELVRMHKQEGLSFKHVITFNLDEYYPIEPDALQSFHRYMWERLFKHVDILPENVHIPDGTVPKDKIKAYCQQYEEQIEKAGGIDLQLLGIGHNGHIGFNEPGSNMNSRTRLIALDQATRIANSYEFAHIAEVPRLAITMGISTILKARRIILIAWGQHKAAIIRKAVEGHSTEQVPASLLQQHPDCTFVLDEQAASELTRYKSPWLTGECEWTPKMIRKAVCTLALELNKPILMLTDNDYNDHGLSDLLVEFGSAYDINLMVFNGMKSTITGWPGGKPGVHIPDHPERSEPARKRVLIFSPHMDDDIISMGGTFIRLHEQGHDVHVAYQTSGNIAVNDEFVLRFIDFAVGFDEIFGIDKSRATQIMKEAREFIQNKKPSQIDTPEIRAIKGLIRKCEAKATCRYVGIPEENVHFLDLPFYETGRVEKNPPGEEDIRITMDIIRQVKPHQIYAAGDLADPHGTHKVCLDIIIEALKRLKNEPFMDDCWVWLYRGAWQEWEIYEIEMAIPMSPDQVIQKRHGIFIHQSQKDVVVFQGNDRREFWQRAEERNAATAELYDRLGLPKYAAMEAFVRYHF